A single window of Ferrimonas balearica DSM 9799 DNA harbors:
- a CDS encoding MerR family transcriptional regulator: MYRISELAQQVGLSRTALLYYEKQGLIQGQRQANGYRLYSDQDLQRVRLIQKLQAGGLTLKECQACLDARIDRPLLQQRLQQLDQELAQKQQSRDLLAALLGQGDLKAWHESVDRVAPDAHLDWLMKQGFNEKEALRLKWLSKDMNEHEQYMADFMAAFETLDRWGPGSETETRRALSRVPHTPSAILEVGCGKGLATTILASDTQATITAVDNEPSALARLTEMLQQAGLAERVEPVCASMTDLPFEPGSFDLIWAEGSAYIMGVSKALSQWRPLLQDGGILMLSDMVWLTDERSEAAEAFFAQEYPDMQSVDTRLAQAEAAGYQVVDHFALSQAAWDNYYQPLKARLSELQPQMPDSAALKDIAREIAIYEQYLGQYGYQMMMLKKRD, from the coding sequence ATGTACCGCATCTCCGAACTGGCCCAGCAGGTCGGGTTATCCCGTACCGCCCTGCTTTATTACGAGAAGCAGGGCCTGATCCAGGGGCAACGTCAGGCCAACGGCTACCGACTCTACAGCGATCAGGATCTGCAACGGGTGCGCCTGATTCAGAAGCTGCAGGCCGGGGGCCTCACCCTGAAGGAGTGCCAGGCCTGTCTGGATGCCCGGATTGACCGGCCACTGCTGCAACAACGCCTGCAGCAGTTGGACCAGGAACTGGCGCAGAAGCAGCAATCCCGTGACTTACTGGCCGCCCTGCTGGGCCAGGGGGATCTCAAGGCGTGGCACGAGAGCGTGGACCGGGTTGCCCCGGACGCGCACCTGGATTGGTTAATGAAGCAGGGTTTCAACGAGAAAGAGGCCCTGCGACTGAAATGGTTATCAAAAGACATGAACGAACACGAACAATACATGGCTGACTTTATGGCAGCCTTCGAAACCCTCGACCGTTGGGGCCCCGGCAGCGAAACGGAAACCCGACGCGCCCTGAGTCGGGTGCCCCACACGCCCTCCGCCATCCTTGAAGTGGGTTGCGGCAAAGGCCTGGCCACCACCATTCTAGCCAGCGACACTCAGGCCACCATCACCGCCGTCGACAATGAACCGTCGGCACTGGCGCGCCTGACCGAGATGCTGCAGCAGGCCGGTTTGGCTGAACGGGTCGAACCGGTCTGCGCCAGCATGACCGACCTGCCGTTTGAACCCGGCAGCTTTGACCTGATCTGGGCTGAAGGCAGCGCCTACATTATGGGGGTGTCAAAAGCCCTGTCGCAGTGGCGGCCACTGCTTCAGGACGGCGGCATACTGATGCTGAGCGATATGGTGTGGCTTACCGATGAACGCAGCGAGGCGGCTGAGGCGTTCTTTGCCCAGGAGTACCCGGATATGCAGAGCGTGGACACCCGCCTGGCCCAGGCTGAAGCCGCGGGCTACCAGGTGGTTGACCACTTTGCCTTAAGTCAGGCTGCCTGGGACAACTACTATCAGCCGTTGAAAGCACGACTGTCTGAGTTGCAGCCGCAGATGCCCGACTCTGCTGCGCTCAAGGACATCGCCCGGGAAATTGCCATCTATGAACAGTACCTCGGCCAATACGGCTATCAGATGATGATGCTGAAAAAGCGAGACTAA
- a CDS encoding metal ABC transporter solute-binding protein, Zn/Mn family, protein MRALVTLLAGLALALPAQAKLTVGVALHPYYSYVSQVAGDHVTILPLVDAGFNPHNYQAQPQDMRRLAEMDAFVVNGIGHDDFAMQVIQAANRPDLHIIYANQEVALLPAMGAAVGDGAVNAHSFVGINTTIQKVYTIARELGELDPENARAYRKNARAFAGKLRAMKQDALTQIAELDTSNIKVATTHNAYGYLLQEFGIGVDAVIEPAHGVEPSASQLQDTIDRIKASGINVLFYELDMPNRFVDTIEEATGVQLYQFSHMTHGPFETDKVALETQQNLNTLVEAIRFAAKGES, encoded by the coding sequence ATGCGCGCACTTGTTACGCTGCTTGCCGGCCTGGCGCTGGCCCTGCCCGCTCAGGCAAAACTGACCGTTGGCGTGGCCCTGCATCCCTACTACAGCTACGTCTCCCAGGTGGCCGGTGACCACGTCACCATCCTGCCGTTGGTGGACGCGGGGTTTAATCCCCACAACTATCAGGCACAGCCTCAGGATATGCGCCGACTGGCAGAAATGGATGCCTTTGTGGTCAATGGCATTGGCCACGACGATTTTGCCATGCAGGTGATTCAGGCAGCCAACCGCCCGGACCTGCACATCATCTATGCCAACCAGGAAGTGGCTCTGCTGCCCGCCATGGGCGCTGCTGTTGGCGATGGTGCGGTGAACGCCCACAGCTTCGTCGGCATCAACACCACCATTCAAAAGGTCTACACCATCGCCCGGGAACTGGGTGAACTGGACCCGGAAAACGCCCGCGCCTACCGCAAAAATGCCCGGGCCTTCGCCGGTAAACTGCGCGCCATGAAACAGGACGCCCTCACCCAGATTGCCGAGCTGGACACCAGCAACATCAAGGTGGCCACCACCCACAACGCCTACGGCTACCTGCTGCAGGAGTTTGGTATTGGTGTGGACGCGGTGATTGAACCGGCCCACGGCGTAGAACCTTCCGCCAGCCAGCTGCAGGACACCATCGACCGCATCAAGGCCTCCGGCATCAACGTGCTGTTCTACGAACTGGATATGCCCAACCGCTTTGTCGACACCATCGAAGAAGCCACCGGCGTGCAGTTGTACCAGTTCTCCCACATGACTCACGGCCCGTTTGAAACCGATAAAGTGGCCCTGGAAACCCAGCAAAACCTCAACACCCTGGTGGAAGCGATCCGCTTTGCGGCAAAAGGCGAATCCTGA
- a CDS encoding metal ABC transporter solute-binding protein, Zn/Mn family translates to MLRALIACSALLLALPGQAALLTHLPATYMVATELTDGTGVKVEYLPPRRYGLSRLPAWFSGQGSEAVAKAARDADAVITISSVWPADPLYPHVRAHNIRAIELDASRALTPKGSAVVTREMESGEISPYVWLNPANLSRMTDILASDLKALYPNHADKISANQAGLKQAIAQLQQQQQQALLNAGVDAVVVLDDRLEDFISGNGLFVLARNSKPALTWTEQDKAELKVLAQEEGALVVLSAGDVPATLLEGIDNVRVIRLDSLDRWGRGIDGKAPLKRWQLNL, encoded by the coding sequence ATGTTGCGTGCTCTGATTGCCTGTTCCGCCTTGCTGCTGGCACTGCCCGGCCAGGCGGCCCTACTGACCCACCTGCCCGCCACCTATATGGTGGCCACTGAACTGACCGATGGCACCGGGGTTAAGGTGGAATATCTGCCGCCCCGTCGTTATGGCCTCAGCCGACTGCCTGCCTGGTTCTCCGGACAGGGCAGCGAGGCTGTGGCCAAAGCCGCCCGTGATGCCGATGCGGTGATCACCATCAGCTCCGTGTGGCCGGCGGACCCGCTCTACCCTCACGTCCGTGCCCACAACATCCGCGCCATTGAGCTGGACGCCAGCCGCGCCCTGACCCCAAAAGGCAGCGCCGTGGTAACGCGGGAGATGGAAAGCGGCGAGATCTCGCCCTACGTCTGGCTTAACCCGGCCAACCTGTCCCGCATGACCGACATCCTGGCCAGCGATCTCAAAGCGCTGTACCCCAACCACGCTGACAAGATCAGCGCCAACCAGGCGGGGCTGAAGCAGGCCATCGCCCAGTTGCAGCAGCAACAGCAACAAGCGCTGCTCAATGCCGGTGTGGATGCGGTGGTGGTGCTGGATGATCGGCTGGAAGATTTCATCAGCGGTAACGGCCTGTTCGTGCTGGCGCGCAACAGTAAACCCGCCCTGACCTGGACCGAACAGGATAAAGCCGAACTGAAAGTGCTGGCCCAAGAGGAAGGCGCCCTGGTGGTGCTCAGTGCCGGTGATGTGCCCGCCACCCTGCTGGAAGGGATTGACAACGTCAGGGTGATTCGCCTCGACAGCCTGGACCGCTGGGGCCGGGGTATCGACGGCAAGGCGCCGCTAAAGCGGTGGCAACTGAATCTCTGA
- a CDS encoding metal ABC transporter permease, with amino-acid sequence MEWLRELAANGAAAGYLPESFGYGFLVNALVAALFIGPILGALGTLVIAKRLAFFSEAVGHGALTGVAIGILLGEPTDNPMIGLFCFCMIFALLLHYIRNRTNVPYDTLVGVFLAVALAGGAALLMFVARKINIHLLENVLFGSILTVTDADILLLVVATLLIAVFFVPTFNRMLLTCISPDLARVRGWQTAIYDYLFVVMITLITIAAVKIIGAVLVGALLLIPGATARLLTRDMGAFVRLSALLATLACVLGTLLPMEMGLPIPSGAAIILLSATAFLAATGYRIVVKG; translated from the coding sequence ATGGAATGGTTACGTGAACTGGCCGCCAACGGCGCCGCAGCCGGCTACCTGCCGGAAAGTTTTGGTTATGGATTTCTGGTCAACGCTCTGGTGGCGGCGCTGTTTATCGGCCCGATCCTCGGCGCGTTGGGCACCCTGGTGATCGCCAAGCGCCTGGCTTTCTTCTCTGAAGCGGTAGGACACGGAGCCCTGACCGGCGTGGCGATTGGCATCCTGCTGGGTGAGCCCACCGACAATCCGATGATTGGGCTGTTCTGCTTCTGCATGATCTTCGCCCTGCTGCTGCACTACATCCGCAACCGCACCAACGTGCCCTATGACACCCTGGTGGGCGTGTTCCTGGCCGTGGCCCTGGCCGGTGGCGCCGCGCTGCTGATGTTTGTGGCCCGCAAGATCAACATCCACCTGCTGGAAAACGTGCTGTTTGGTTCCATCCTGACCGTGACCGACGCCGACATCCTGCTGCTGGTGGTCGCCACCCTGCTGATTGCGGTGTTCTTTGTGCCCACCTTTAACCGGATGCTGCTGACCTGCATCAGTCCCGATCTGGCGCGGGTACGTGGCTGGCAAACCGCCATTTATGACTACCTGTTTGTGGTGATGATCACCCTGATCACCATTGCCGCCGTGAAGATCATCGGCGCAGTTCTGGTGGGGGCGCTGCTGTTGATCCCCGGCGCCACCGCCCGCCTGCTGACCCGGGATATGGGCGCCTTTGTCCGCCTGTCTGCCCTGCTGGCCACGTTGGCCTGTGTGCTTGGCACCCTGTTGCCGATGGAGATGGGCCTGCCCATTCCGTCCGGCGCCGCCATCATTCTGCTGTCGGCCACCGCCTTTCTGGCGGCCACCGGCTACCGCATCGTCGTCAAAGGATAA
- a CDS encoding metal ABC transporter ATP-binding protein produces MSGPSIELTGLSLQYGPERVLSDIDHTFEAGCCHVLMGPNGGGKTSLLRSILGLTPFTGDITIHWPDRPGAIGYVPQSAAFESSLPLTVMDFVLLNLSRRPLFWRRASKERQQVLAQLERVGMAERADRRMGQLSGGEQQRVLFAQALLDQPQLLILDEPTTGMDETGVRYLDDLIADLNQRGCTLMCVHHDVGAVRRLPNPMVHVVNREIVDSGPADQVLAPHKLANLFQHHSRKVA; encoded by the coding sequence ATGAGCGGACCCAGCATTGAACTGACCGGGCTGTCCCTGCAGTACGGCCCCGAGCGGGTGTTGTCGGACATCGACCACACCTTCGAAGCCGGTTGCTGCCATGTGCTGATGGGACCCAACGGCGGCGGAAAAACCTCGCTGCTGCGCTCCATCCTGGGCCTCACCCCCTTTACCGGCGACATCACCATTCACTGGCCGGATCGTCCCGGTGCAATCGGCTATGTGCCCCAATCAGCGGCGTTTGAGTCCAGCCTGCCCCTGACCGTAATGGATTTTGTGCTGCTGAACCTGAGCCGCCGCCCGCTGTTCTGGCGTCGCGCCAGCAAAGAGCGACAGCAGGTGCTGGCCCAGCTGGAGCGGGTTGGCATGGCCGAACGGGCCGACCGCCGCATGGGCCAGCTGTCCGGCGGTGAACAGCAGCGTGTGCTGTTTGCCCAGGCCCTGCTGGACCAGCCCCAGTTGCTGATCCTCGATGAACCGACCACTGGCATGGACGAGACCGGCGTGCGCTACCTCGATGACCTGATTGCCGATCTGAACCAGCGCGGCTGCACCCTGATGTGCGTTCACCACGATGTCGGGGCCGTACGTCGCCTGCCTAATCCGATGGTGCACGTCGTCAACCGCGAGATCGTCGACTCCGGCCCGGCCGATCAGGTGCTGGCCCCCCACAAGCTGGCCAACCTGTTCCAGCACCACAGTCGTAAGGTGGCCTGA